A single genomic interval of Brevundimonas diminuta harbors:
- a CDS encoding outer membrane protein gives MIKTLASSALALAMVSTPALAQSVAPDWSGPYIGIFGGYNQSNDDGDENLGFDRNLDGRYGDQVTTTPVAPATVGINAFTPGFCGGTATSTVPTTGCRDDNDGVEAGVRAGYDMQFGNFVVGALAEYSVNNVQDSVTGFSTTPAFYTFTRELESTAAARLKLGYAYGPALIYGTGGYAYGKFENKFRTSNQANSFTETSEGDDGDGWQAGGGVEYALGRGLTVNGEYLYTSLDVDSPVIRVGNTGTTPPGNPFISAPNTTGTDMIRSNGKFGTHMFRIGMNYRF, from the coding sequence ATGATCAAGACCCTCGCCTCCAGCGCCCTGGCCCTGGCCATGGTTTCCACCCCCGCCCTGGCCCAGTCCGTCGCCCCCGACTGGTCCGGCCCCTACATCGGCATCTTCGGCGGCTACAACCAGTCGAACGACGACGGCGACGAAAACCTCGGTTTCGACCGCAATCTGGATGGCCGCTACGGCGATCAGGTCACGACCACGCCCGTCGCCCCCGCCACTGTTGGAATAAACGCCTTCACCCCCGGCTTCTGCGGCGGAACGGCGACCAGCACCGTTCCCACCACGGGCTGCCGTGACGACAACGACGGCGTCGAAGCGGGCGTTCGCGCCGGTTACGACATGCAGTTCGGCAACTTCGTCGTCGGCGCCCTGGCGGAATACAGCGTCAACAATGTCCAGGATTCGGTGACCGGCTTCTCGACCACCCCGGCCTTCTACACCTTCACGCGTGAGCTGGAGAGCACCGCAGCCGCCCGCCTGAAGCTGGGCTACGCCTATGGCCCGGCCCTCATCTACGGCACCGGCGGCTACGCCTACGGCAAGTTCGAAAACAAGTTCCGCACCTCGAACCAGGCCAACAGCTTCACCGAAACCAGCGAAGGCGATGACGGCGACGGCTGGCAGGCCGGCGGCGGCGTGGAATACGCCCTGGGTCGCGGCCTGACGGTCAACGGCGAATACCTCTACACCTCGCTGGACGTCGACAGCCCGGTCATCCGCGTCGGCAACACCGGCACGACACCTCCCGGCAACCCTTTCATCTCGGCTCCGAACACCACGGGCACCGACATGATCCGCAGCAACGGCAAGTTCGGAACGCACATGTTCCGCATCGGCATGAACTACCGCTTCTAA
- a CDS encoding bifunctional protein-serine/threonine kinase/phosphatase: protein MTDARLEIAAGFATLQGPKADNQDFGGVHIGTAAEQREHGVVAVIADGVSGSKAGRMAAELTTRSFIDGYLDQNPLNGIAANGIKALRGFNRWLHSRGRIDPAMEGAATTFTALILRGREATALHVGDSRAWHFRDGVLTRLTEDHTRAQQGLSNVLYRAVGIEADVKLDVRQVRLEPHDRLLLTTDGVHGVLADAAIAGLLGRRSSPDADAMAILAEVEATGPRDNATAIVIDVVRTGAPDWEAITAEAEGLAILPPPAVGDNVDGFALQRIVADGRYTTLFLAKDTLGDAGMVVLKFPKPAVVSERGARTAFLREAFIGRRIDSPFVGKVLSLDAGRQSRLYIAQPFHAGQTLHARLAQEGPFEIADGIGVALRLARAVSALHRAGVTHRDIKPDNVILETQGGLKLVDLGVARLRLAEEFAEAEAPGTAGYKAPEMYAGESGNAATDQFALGVTLYRLFTRTYPWGEVDPADAPRFERAPAPPTRHRPDMPAWLEAAIMRAVAVDPNERFEDVEELIHVLETGSAVAAPPPRQLSLIERDPVRFWQGVSLVLLIAFLVSMATR, encoded by the coding sequence ATGACCGACGCCAGACTGGAGATCGCCGCCGGCTTTGCGACCTTGCAGGGGCCCAAGGCGGACAATCAGGATTTTGGCGGCGTCCACATCGGCACGGCGGCCGAGCAGCGCGAGCATGGAGTCGTGGCGGTCATCGCCGATGGGGTGTCGGGATCCAAGGCCGGGCGGATGGCGGCGGAGCTGACGACGCGCAGCTTCATCGACGGCTATCTGGATCAGAACCCGCTGAACGGTATCGCGGCTAACGGCATCAAGGCGCTGAGGGGGTTTAACCGATGGCTCCATTCGCGCGGGCGGATCGATCCGGCGATGGAGGGGGCGGCGACGACCTTCACGGCCCTGATCCTGCGCGGGCGCGAGGCGACGGCGCTTCATGTGGGCGACAGCCGGGCCTGGCATTTCCGCGACGGGGTGCTGACGCGGCTGACGGAAGATCACACGCGGGCCCAGCAGGGGCTCAGCAATGTGCTGTACCGCGCCGTCGGCATCGAGGCGGATGTGAAGCTGGACGTCCGGCAAGTACGGCTGGAGCCGCACGACCGGCTGCTGCTGACCACCGACGGGGTGCATGGGGTGCTGGCCGATGCGGCGATCGCAGGCCTGTTGGGACGGCGCAGCTCGCCCGATGCGGACGCCATGGCGATCCTGGCGGAGGTCGAGGCGACGGGGCCGCGCGACAACGCCACCGCTATCGTCATCGACGTGGTCCGCACCGGCGCGCCCGACTGGGAAGCGATCACGGCCGAGGCGGAAGGGCTGGCCATCCTGCCGCCGCCCGCCGTGGGCGATAATGTCGACGGCTTCGCGCTTCAGCGGATCGTGGCGGACGGGCGCTATACGACCCTGTTTCTGGCGAAGGATACGCTGGGCGACGCGGGCATGGTGGTGCTGAAGTTTCCCAAGCCCGCCGTGGTGTCCGAGCGCGGCGCGCGCACCGCCTTTCTGCGCGAAGCCTTCATCGGGCGGCGCATCGACAGCCCCTTTGTCGGCAAGGTGCTGAGCCTGGATGCTGGTCGGCAGAGCCGGCTCTATATCGCCCAACCCTTCCATGCCGGTCAGACCCTGCATGCGCGGCTGGCGCAGGAGGGGCCGTTCGAGATCGCCGACGGGATCGGCGTTGCGCTGCGCCTGGCGCGCGCGGTTTCGGCCCTGCACCGGGCAGGGGTGACGCACCGCGACATCAAGCCGGACAATGTGATCCTGGAGACACAGGGCGGGCTGAAACTGGTCGACCTGGGCGTCGCACGCCTGCGGCTGGCCGAGGAGTTCGCCGAGGCCGAGGCGCCGGGCACCGCCGGCTACAAGGCGCCGGAAATGTATGCGGGCGAGAGCGGTAACGCCGCCACGGATCAGTTCGCCCTGGGGGTGACGCTGTATCGCCTGTTCACGCGCACCTATCCGTGGGGCGAGGTGGATCCGGCCGATGCGCCGCGCTTTGAACGGGCGCCTGCGCCGCCGACGCGACACCGGCCGGATATGCCCGCCTGGCTTGAAGCGGCCATCATGCGCGCCGTCGCCGTCGATCCGAACGAGCGGTTCGAGGATGTCGAGGAACTGATCCATGTGCTGGAAACCGGCAGCGCTGTCGCCGCTCCGCCGCCGCGCCAGCTGTCCCTGATCGAGCGCGATCCGGTGCGATTCTGGCAGGGCGTCAGCCTGGTCCTGCTGATCGCGTTTCTGGTGTCGATGGCGACGCGCTAG
- a CDS encoding sulfite exporter TauE/SafE family protein, whose protein sequence is MTTELTPLVLTAFSGGVVALLLTVFGGGGSVLAVPLLLYVVGVADPHVAIGVSAAGVALNAVTALAGHARAGRVRWPCATLFAITGAAGAWFGSSLAKRIDGHQLLLIFAVAMAAVGVSMLRPKAVVARAEPRLNWSMSPRVGMAGAGVGSAAGFFGIGGGFLIVPGLMASTGMSLATAQATSLLSVAAFGATTAGNYALSGWVDPSLVAAMAVGGVAGTAAGLPLARRLGSNARLGRILFAGLILVVAAYVAVRAILAL, encoded by the coding sequence ATGACGACGGAACTGACCCCGCTGGTCCTGACCGCCTTCAGCGGCGGCGTCGTCGCCCTGCTGCTGACCGTGTTCGGCGGCGGCGGGTCGGTTCTGGCCGTGCCGCTGCTGCTTTATGTCGTCGGCGTCGCCGATCCCCATGTCGCCATCGGCGTGTCGGCGGCGGGTGTGGCGCTGAACGCCGTGACGGCGCTGGCCGGTCACGCCAGGGCAGGGCGGGTGCGCTGGCCCTGCGCCACCCTGTTCGCCATCACGGGCGCGGCCGGAGCCTGGTTCGGATCGTCCCTGGCCAAGAGGATCGACGGCCATCAGCTGTTGCTGATCTTCGCCGTGGCCATGGCGGCGGTGGGCGTGTCGATGTTGCGCCCCAAAGCGGTGGTCGCGCGGGCCGAGCCCCGGCTGAACTGGTCGATGTCGCCGCGTGTCGGCATGGCGGGCGCCGGCGTCGGCTCGGCCGCAGGCTTCTTCGGCATCGGTGGCGGCTTTCTGATCGTGCCCGGCCTGATGGCGTCGACGGGCATGAGCCTGGCGACCGCACAGGCGACGTCTTTGCTCAGCGTGGCCGCGTTCGGCGCGACGACGGCGGGCAACTATGCGCTGTCGGGCTGGGTCGATCCGAGCCTGGTCGCCGCCATGGCGGTCGGTGGCGTCGCCGGGACGGCGGCAGGCCTGCCGCTGGCGCGTCGGCTGGGATCGAATGCCCGGCTTGGGCGCATCCTATTTGCGGGCCTGATCCTGGTGGTCGCCGCCTATGTCGCGGTGCGCGCGATCCTGGCGCTCTGA
- a CDS encoding rhodanese family protein, producing MSVLTPLSPAEVSRRLKQNTAVLVDIREPDEFAREHVVGAVHAPLSAFDAFMPVSANGRDVIFTCRTGNRTGVNCDRLAAKTTGQAFVLEGGLDAWKAQGLATHADRSKPIELMRQVQMVAGGLILIGAALGLLVHPAFWGLSAFVGAGLFLAGATGFCGMARLLAVMPWNRAATRPMTRAA from the coding sequence ATGAGCGTCCTGACCCCCCTCTCCCCCGCTGAGGTTTCGCGCCGGCTGAAGCAGAACACAGCCGTGCTGGTCGACATTCGCGAGCCGGATGAGTTCGCCAGAGAACATGTCGTCGGCGCCGTCCATGCGCCGCTGTCGGCCTTTGACGCCTTCATGCCCGTAAGCGCCAACGGGCGCGACGTCATCTTCACTTGCCGAACCGGCAATCGGACGGGCGTCAATTGCGACCGTCTGGCGGCCAAGACGACGGGCCAAGCCTTTGTTCTGGAGGGCGGGCTGGACGCGTGGAAGGCGCAGGGCTTGGCCACCCACGCCGACCGCTCCAAACCGATCGAACTGATGCGTCAGGTGCAGATGGTCGCGGGCGGTCTGATCCTGATCGGCGCGGCGCTGGGGCTGCTGGTGCATCCGGCCTTCTGGGGTCTGTCGGCCTTTGTCGGCGCGGGTCTGTTCCTCGCGGGCGCAACGGGCTTTTGCGGCATGGCGCGGCTGCTGGCCGTGATGCCCTGGAACAGAGCCGCGACCCGGCCCATGACAAGAGCGGCATAA
- a CDS encoding ArsR/SmtB family transcription factor, with protein MIDLQTIGLERFQASAGEAAALLRALSNEKRLMILCQLGEGEMSVGQLLPQVGLSQSALSQHLAKLRDEALVSTRRDGTTIFYRIADPAVLKVIAVLAEIYCPPVSSEKA; from the coding sequence ATGATCGACCTTCAGACCATCGGACTTGAGCGTTTCCAGGCCAGCGCTGGCGAGGCGGCGGCGTTGCTGCGCGCGCTGTCCAACGAGAAGCGGCTGATGATCCTGTGTCAGTTGGGCGAGGGCGAGATGTCCGTAGGCCAACTGCTGCCCCAGGTCGGCCTGTCGCAATCGGCCCTGTCCCAGCACCTGGCCAAGCTGCGCGACGAGGCGCTGGTGAGCACCCGTCGAGACGGCACGACCATCTTCTACCGCATCGCCGATCCGGCCGTCCTGAAGGTCATCGCCGTGCTGGCCGAAATCTATTGTCCCCCTGTTTCTTCCGAAAAGGCATGA
- a CDS encoding MBL fold metallo-hydrolase, which translates to MTQSPDVRGFFDPATHTVTYLVSDPATGHAAIIDPVLDFDAPSARTSTRSIDAVMAALRSEGLKLALVLETHAHADHLTAAAHLRATTGVSIGIGGRITQVQSTFGPLFGADDVRPDGAVFDHLYADGDAFALGDLKVEVIHTPGHTPACVSYRIGDAVFTGDTLFMPDYGTARTDFPGGDARTLYRSIQRLLTLPVKTRIFVGHDYLPQGRSDYRFETTVAEQRAHNIHIGGGVSEDAFVAMREARDATLGAPQLILPSLQVNIRAGELPPPDTNGQRYLRLPLNAI; encoded by the coding sequence ATGACCCAATCCCCCGACGTCCGCGGCTTTTTCGATCCCGCGACCCACACCGTCACCTATCTGGTCAGCGACCCCGCGACGGGTCACGCGGCGATCATCGACCCCGTCCTGGACTTCGACGCGCCCTCGGCCCGCACGTCGACGCGGTCGATCGACGCCGTCATGGCGGCGCTGCGGTCGGAGGGGCTGAAACTGGCTCTGGTGCTCGAAACCCACGCCCATGCCGACCACTTGACGGCGGCGGCGCACCTGCGTGCGACGACGGGCGTGTCGATCGGCATCGGCGGGCGGATCACCCAGGTTCAGTCCACCTTCGGTCCCCTGTTCGGCGCCGACGATGTGCGCCCGGACGGCGCCGTTTTCGATCATCTCTATGCGGACGGCGACGCCTTCGCCCTGGGCGATCTGAAGGTCGAGGTGATCCACACGCCCGGCCACACCCCCGCCTGTGTCAGCTATCGGATCGGCGATGCGGTCTTCACCGGCGACACCCTGTTCATGCCCGACTATGGCACGGCGCGAACGGACTTTCCCGGCGGCGACGCCCGAACCCTGTATCGCTCGATCCAGCGCCTTCTGACCCTGCCGGTCAAAACCCGCATCTTCGTCGGCCACGATTACCTGCCCCAGGGCCGCAGCGACTACCGGTTCGAGACCACTGTGGCCGAACAGCGCGCGCACAATATCCACATCGGCGGCGGCGTATCGGAAGACGCCTTCGTCGCCATGCGCGAGGCCCGCGACGCCACCCTGGGCGCGCCGCAACTGATCCTGCCCTCGCTTCAGGTCAACATCCGCGCCGGCGAGCTGCCGCCCCCCGACACTAACGGCCAGCGCTACCTGCGCCTGCCGCTAAACGCGATCTAA